In a single window of the Populus alba chromosome 16, ASM523922v2, whole genome shotgun sequence genome:
- the LOC118033127 gene encoding 7-deoxyloganetin glucosyltransferase-like translates to MGSISKPHVVLIPSPLQGHVKTMLKLAKLLHYKGLHITFVNTEFNHKRFLRSRGPHALDDLPGFHFRTIPDGLPPSDIDATQDIPSLCDAMNKYFLAAFKDLLLELRNTVSENNPPVTCIVSDPFAPISIKAGEEVGLPVVMYATMSACGYMGFKQLHALRERGFTPIKDLSNLSNGYLETKVDWAPGMKDVRLKDFPFIQTTDPDEVVFNFVIGAAETSVKARAIAFHTFDALEPEVLDGLSIIFPRVYSIGPLQLLLNQFEENGLKSIGYSLWKEDHECLQWLETKEPKSVVYVNFGSITVMTADQLVEFAMGLVNSNIPFLWIIRPDLVIGESADLPAEFAEETEKRGFITSWCPQEEVLNHPAVGGFLTHSGWGSTIESLCAGVPMACWPFFADQAMNCRYSCNEWGVGMEIDNNVKREEVEMLVKELMEGEKGQKMRGKAMEWKRLAEEAVGPEGTSSINLDKFIHEIISSNN, encoded by the exons aTGGGATCCATTTCCAAGCCTCATGTTGTTCTGATCCCAAGTCCACTCCAAGGTCATGTAAAGACTATGCTTAAACTTGCAAAGCTTCTTCACTACAAAGGTCTTCACATCACGTTTGTCAACACAGAATTCAATCACAAACGTTTCCTTAGGTCAAGAGGACCTCATGCCCTTGATGACTTGCCTGGCTTCCATTTTAGAACCATTCCTGATGGTCTCCCTCCTTCAGATATTGATGCCACCCAAGACATACCTTCTCTTTGTGATGCCATGAACAAGTATTTCTTAGCAGCCTTTAAAGATCTTCTTTTAGAACTCAGAAATACCGTATCGGAGAACAACCCTCCGGTTACCTGCATTGTTTCTGACCCCTTCGCTCCAATCTCCATCAAAGCTGGGGAAGAAGTTGGTCTTCCAGTTGTGATGTATGCCACTATGAGTGCATGTGGCTATATGGGATTTAAACAGCTCCATGCTCTCAGAGAGAGAGGCTTCACCCCTATCAAAG ATTTGAGCAATCTAAGCAACGGCTATCTTGAGACAAAAGTAGACTGGGCTCCTGGTATGAAAGACGTTCGTCTTAAAGATTTTCCATTTATTCAAACAACAGATCCAGATGAGGTTGTCTTTAACTTTGTCATTGGAGCTGCTGAGACTTCTGTTAAAGCTCGTGCAATTGCTTTTCATACTTTTGACGCCTTGGAACCAGAAGTTTTAGATGGCCTTTCCATTATTTTCCCTCGAGTTTATTCCATTGGACCACTCCAGTTACTCCTAAATCAATTCGAAGAAAATGGCTTGAAGTCTATTGGTTACAGTCTATGGAAAGAAGACCACGAGTGTCTCCAATGGCTGGAAACAAAGGAACCCAAATCAGTGGTGTACGTGAATTTTGGAAGCATAACAGTGATGACAGCTGATCAACTGGTGGAGTTTGCAATGGGATTGGTTAATAGTAATATCCCATTCTTGTGGATTATAAGGCCAGATTTGGTCATCGGTGAATCGGCTGATTTACCAGCTGAATTTGCAGAGGAAACTGAAAAGCGTGGCTTTATTACAAGTTGGTGTCCACAAGAGGAAGTGCTTAACCATCCAGCAGTTGGAGGGTTTCTAACTCATAGTGGCTGGGGTTCAACCATTGAGAGCTTGTGTGCTGGTGTTCCAATGGCGTGTTGGCCCTTCTTCGCTGATCAAGCAATGAACTGTAGATATAGCTGCAACGAATGGGGAGTTGGAATGGAGATTGATAATAACGTCAAGAGGGAAGAAGTGGAGATGCTGGTGAAGGAGCTGATGGAAGGGGAAAAGGGTCAGAAAATGAGGGGAAAGGCTATGGAGTGGAAAAGGTTGGCTGAAGAAGCTGTTGGGCCAGAGGGTACATCATCCATTAATTTGGACAAGTTCATCCATGAAATAATCTcttcaaacaattaa